In Anaeromyxobacter diazotrophicus, a genomic segment contains:
- a CDS encoding alpha/beta fold hydrolase yields MLSRSLAAALSLALAVPALAAAAAPAPAAEPAYDAEGSAFEYPWPVHFFELESQRQKLRMAYLDVPPSGGQGNAQVVLLLHGKNFNASDWQTTIESLTRAGFRCIAPDQLGFGRSSKPAAYQFSFTQLAANTRALLASLGLARTVVVGHSMGGLLAGTYAVEYPAATEKLVLVNPIGLEDYAALVPPRTVDDWYRGELKATPESVREYQRNAYYAGAWKPEYEAHTRLLAGWTRSPDWPKVAWDSALTYDMIFTQPLVPKLARIRVPTLLIIGTRDRTALGKPFAAPEVQKTMGDYEKLGKLTQERIPGAQLVEIPGVGHVPQVEAFPAFEKALLGFLRPAPR; encoded by the coding sequence ATGCTCTCGCGCTCCCTCGCCGCTGCCCTGTCGCTCGCCCTGGCCGTTCCGGCGCTGGCCGCCGCGGCCGCACCCGCCCCGGCCGCCGAACCCGCCTACGACGCCGAGGGCAGCGCCTTCGAATACCCCTGGCCCGTCCACTTCTTCGAGCTGGAGAGCCAGCGCCAGAAGCTGCGCATGGCCTACCTCGACGTCCCACCCAGCGGCGGCCAGGGCAACGCGCAGGTGGTGCTCCTCCTCCACGGCAAGAACTTCAACGCCAGCGACTGGCAGACCACCATCGAGTCGCTGACCCGCGCCGGCTTCCGCTGCATCGCCCCCGACCAGCTCGGCTTCGGGCGCTCGAGCAAGCCGGCGGCCTACCAGTTCTCGTTCACCCAGCTCGCCGCCAACACCCGCGCGCTGCTCGCCTCGCTCGGCCTCGCGCGGACCGTCGTCGTCGGCCACTCGATGGGCGGCCTGCTGGCCGGCACCTACGCCGTCGAGTACCCGGCGGCCACCGAGAAGCTCGTGCTGGTGAACCCCATCGGCCTCGAGGACTACGCGGCGCTGGTGCCGCCCCGCACCGTGGACGACTGGTACCGCGGGGAGCTCAAGGCGACGCCGGAGTCGGTGCGCGAGTACCAGCGCAACGCCTACTACGCCGGGGCGTGGAAGCCTGAGTACGAGGCGCACACCCGCCTCCTGGCCGGCTGGACGCGCTCGCCCGACTGGCCGAAGGTGGCCTGGGACAGCGCCCTCACCTACGACATGATCTTCACCCAGCCGCTCGTCCCGAAGCTCGCGCGCATTCGCGTCCCCACCCTGCTCATCATCGGGACGCGCGATCGGACCGCCCTCGGCAAGCCCTTCGCCGCGCCGGAGGTGCAGAAGACGATGGGCGACTACGAGAAGCTGGGGAAGCTCACGCAGGAGCGGATCCCCGGCGCCCAGCTGGTCGAGATCCCCGGGGTAGGCCACGTGCCCCAGGTCGAGGCCTTCCCGGCCTTCGAGAAGGCGCTGCTCGGCTTCCTGCGCCCCGCCCCGCGGTGA
- a CDS encoding protein kinase domain-containing protein, with translation MPDELLALVRELVGAGEQAQGAGWERALRPGLVVGRFELVRELGRGGCGVVYEARDRELHRAVAFKAMRACGAAEAEERLLAEAEAAARLSHPNIVTLHDAGRSEHGAYLVLELLRGETLARRLEQGPLAVPEALRVAAAVGWGLAHAHAHGVVHRDLTPGNVFLCEDGQVKLLDLGLARAFGRRKLAGGTPAFMAPEQERGAPEDERTDVFALGVLLHRMIGGAPARVARGALPRLEVAGLPSLGPLLARLLELDPVRRPRDAVEVAPALAALGHEAERAGPGAAVVRRPGPRPRALLALAALAAALTAALALRDGALPGREVPPSIAVLPFASVSAEREQEVFSEGLSEEILDTLARVQGLRVAGRTSSFAVEGRDVKLAELGRELGVGAVLEGSVRKVGSRVRVAARVVSVADGFQLWSQEFDRELSDVLAVQAELARSVARAVEARLVPGRAPLEAPPSASRDAHLEALRARASHDLAWGAEARAVGR, from the coding sequence TTGCCGGACGAGCTCTTGGCGCTGGTGCGGGAGCTGGTGGGCGCGGGCGAGCAGGCGCAGGGCGCGGGCTGGGAGCGTGCGCTGAGGCCGGGGCTGGTGGTGGGGCGGTTCGAGCTGGTGCGGGAGCTGGGGCGCGGCGGGTGCGGGGTCGTGTACGAGGCGCGCGACCGCGAGCTGCACCGGGCGGTCGCCTTCAAGGCGATGCGCGCGTGCGGCGCGGCCGAGGCGGAGGAGCGGCTGCTCGCCGAGGCGGAGGCGGCGGCGCGCCTCTCGCATCCCAACATCGTCACGCTCCACGACGCCGGGCGCAGCGAGCACGGGGCCTACCTGGTCCTGGAGCTCCTGCGCGGCGAGACGCTGGCGCGCCGCCTGGAGCAGGGGCCGCTGGCCGTACCCGAGGCGCTGCGCGTCGCGGCGGCGGTCGGGTGGGGACTCGCCCACGCCCACGCGCACGGCGTGGTCCACCGCGACCTCACGCCGGGGAACGTGTTCCTGTGCGAGGACGGCCAGGTGAAGCTGCTCGACCTCGGCCTCGCGCGCGCCTTCGGCCGCCGCAAGCTCGCCGGGGGGACGCCTGCCTTCATGGCGCCCGAGCAGGAGCGCGGTGCGCCGGAGGACGAGCGGACCGACGTGTTCGCGCTCGGCGTGCTCCTCCACCGGATGATCGGGGGCGCCCCGGCGCGCGTGGCGCGCGGCGCGCTCCCGCGCCTGGAGGTGGCGGGGCTGCCGTCGCTCGGGCCGCTGCTGGCGCGCCTCCTGGAGCTCGATCCCGTGCGGCGTCCCCGCGACGCGGTCGAGGTGGCGCCCGCGCTCGCGGCGCTGGGGCACGAGGCGGAGCGCGCCGGGCCGGGCGCGGCGGTGGTGCGCCGGCCCGGGCCGCGGCCGCGCGCGCTCCTCGCCCTGGCCGCGCTCGCGGCGGCGCTCACCGCCGCCCTGGCGCTCCGCGACGGGGCCCTGCCCGGGCGCGAGGTGCCGCCGTCGATCGCGGTGCTCCCCTTCGCCAGCGTCTCCGCCGAGCGCGAGCAGGAGGTCTTCTCCGAGGGGCTCAGCGAGGAGATCCTCGACACGCTGGCGCGCGTGCAGGGGCTGCGGGTGGCCGGCCGCACCTCGTCCTTCGCGGTCGAGGGGCGCGACGTCAAGCTGGCCGAGCTCGGGCGCGAGCTGGGGGTCGGCGCGGTGCTGGAGGGCAGCGTTCGCAAGGTGGGCTCGCGCGTCCGCGTCGCGGCGCGGGTGGTGAGCGTGGCGGACGGGTTCCAGCTCTGGTCGCAGGAGTTCGACCGCGAGCTGTCCGACGTCCTCGCGGTGCAGGCGGAGCTCGCGCGTTCGGTGGCGCGGGCGGTGGAGGCGCGCCTCGTCCCGGGGCGGGCGCCGCTGGAGGCGCCGCCCAGCGCCAGCCGGGACGCGCACCTCGAGGCCCTCAGGGCCCGCGCCTCACACGACCTCGCCTGGGGCGCGGAGGCGAGGGCGGTGGGGCGCTAG
- the plsY gene encoding glycerol-3-phosphate 1-O-acyltransferase PlsY, translating into MSPAWKALIVLAAYALGAVPFGLVLTRLFTGRDVRAVGSGNIGASNVARAAGKKLGVLTLVLDAAKASIPMLLMRALLADEGPAVAERWMIAVGLAAFLGHLYPVWLGFKGGKGVATALGVFAVLAPIPALLALVTFGAAYAATRVPAVGSLSGTAVCCLGAIVQTMLARGGASAAFASPVPWAALFVTLFIYLRHRANIARLLQGAENKV; encoded by the coding sequence ATGAGCCCAGCCTGGAAGGCGCTGATCGTCCTCGCCGCCTACGCCCTCGGCGCGGTGCCGTTCGGCCTCGTCCTCACCCGGCTCTTCACCGGCCGGGACGTGCGCGCGGTGGGCTCCGGCAACATCGGCGCCTCGAACGTCGCCCGCGCCGCCGGGAAGAAGCTCGGCGTGCTCACGCTCGTCCTCGACGCCGCCAAGGCGTCGATCCCCATGCTCCTCATGCGCGCGCTCCTCGCGGACGAGGGCCCCGCCGTCGCCGAGCGCTGGATGATCGCGGTCGGTCTGGCGGCCTTCCTCGGGCACCTCTACCCGGTGTGGCTCGGCTTCAAGGGCGGCAAGGGCGTCGCCACCGCGCTCGGCGTCTTCGCGGTGCTGGCGCCCATCCCGGCCCTGCTCGCGCTCGTCACCTTCGGCGCCGCCTACGCCGCGACGCGGGTGCCGGCGGTCGGCTCGCTCTCCGGCACCGCCGTCTGCTGCCTGGGCGCCATCGTCCAGACGATGCTCGCGCGCGGCGGCGCGAGCGCCGCCTTCGCGAGCCCGGTGCCGTGGGCGGCGCTGTTCGTGACCCTCTTCATCTACCTGCGCCACCGCGCCAACATCGCGCGGCTGCTCCAGGGGGCGGAGAACAAGGTCTGA
- a CDS encoding DUF2752 domain-containing protein translates to MVARRGFGHPEVYAAVFALSFAVARFAPWLVAGLGCPFRALTGVPCATCGMTRAFVRLAHGEVAAAALASPFGALLAAGAWLFAAAAAVRLALGLPWPRVSAGAARRLALLGVLALLANWAFLVVADRP, encoded by the coding sequence GTGGTCGCGCGGCGCGGCTTCGGCCACCCCGAGGTCTACGCCGCCGTGTTCGCGCTCTCCTTCGCGGTGGCGCGCTTCGCGCCGTGGCTGGTGGCCGGGCTGGGCTGCCCGTTCCGCGCCCTCACCGGCGTGCCGTGCGCCACCTGCGGCATGACCCGCGCCTTCGTGCGGCTCGCCCACGGCGAGGTGGCCGCCGCGGCCCTCGCGAGCCCGTTCGGTGCGCTCCTCGCGGCCGGCGCGTGGCTCTTCGCGGCCGCGGCCGCCGTCCGGCTCGCGCTCGGCCTGCCCTGGCCTCGGGTGAGCGCCGGGGCGGCGCGGCGGCTCGCGCTGCTGGGCGTGCTCGCGCTGCTCGCAAACTGGGCCTTCCTCGTGGTAGCGGATCGGCCATGA
- a CDS encoding YIP1 family protein: protein MRARCFRCQETFETDHFGTQRCPSCGAEVYLPDPAAAAAPPPQPPPSLPPAGAGGPGWGAPPPGWSAPASPPPGWGPVPPGAVPPPAEQPAPFAERARRGFVASYVETWKLAALDPVRFFRQVRVDDPRSAVLFGAIALTIGNWVALVFSYLSASATLSFVAQLTRRMHGRVDTLPLLEAVGGLTLKSLVAQLVLTPVMAVVALYLLAGLFHLLLLVVRGAGRGFPATLTVVGYVSGLMLLRALPVCGGLVAMVWFVVAAVHGLSEAQRCGSGKAAFAVLGPVALACLCACLAGVVAGVAGVSGLGGLPGLDGGTPPPGTGI, encoded by the coding sequence ATGCGCGCCCGCTGCTTCCGCTGCCAGGAGACCTTCGAGACCGACCACTTCGGCACGCAGCGGTGCCCGAGCTGCGGGGCGGAGGTGTACCTGCCCGACCCGGCCGCGGCCGCCGCGCCTCCTCCGCAGCCGCCGCCTTCGCTGCCGCCGGCCGGGGCCGGTGGCCCGGGCTGGGGAGCGCCGCCGCCCGGCTGGAGCGCGCCCGCGTCCCCGCCGCCGGGGTGGGGCCCCGTGCCGCCCGGCGCGGTCCCGCCGCCCGCCGAGCAGCCCGCGCCCTTCGCCGAGCGCGCCCGCCGCGGGTTCGTCGCCTCGTACGTCGAGACCTGGAAGCTCGCCGCGCTCGACCCGGTCCGCTTCTTCCGCCAGGTGCGCGTGGACGACCCGCGCTCGGCGGTGCTCTTCGGCGCCATCGCGCTCACCATCGGCAACTGGGTGGCGCTCGTCTTCAGCTACCTCAGCGCCAGCGCCACCCTGAGCTTCGTCGCCCAGCTCACGCGCCGGATGCACGGGCGGGTAGACACGCTGCCCCTGCTCGAGGCCGTGGGCGGGCTCACGCTCAAGTCGCTCGTGGCGCAGCTCGTGCTGACCCCGGTGATGGCGGTGGTCGCGCTCTACCTCCTCGCCGGGCTCTTCCACCTGCTCCTGCTCGTCGTGCGCGGGGCCGGCCGCGGTTTCCCGGCCACCCTGACCGTGGTGGGCTACGTGAGCGGCCTCATGCTGCTGCGGGCCTTGCCGGTGTGCGGCGGGCTGGTGGCGATGGTGTGGTTCGTGGTGGCGGCGGTGCACGGCCTCTCCGAGGCGCAGCGCTGCGGGAGCGGCAAGGCCGCCTTCGCGGTGCTGGGCCCGGTGGCGCTGGCGTGCCTGTGCGCGTGCCTGGCCGGGGTGGTGGCCGGCGTGGCGGGGGTGAGCGGCCTCGGCGGCCTCCCCGGCCTCGACGGGGGGACGCCGCCGCCGGGCACCGGGATCTGA
- the nuoK gene encoding NADH-quinone oxidoreductase subunit NuoK: protein MVPANYYLALAAVLFSIGLAGVVVKRNMLVVFMCIELMLNAANLTFLAFSRQSGNLNGHAIAFFVMAVAAAEAAVGLAIVIAVFRTRGTLNVDEVTALKN, encoded by the coding sequence ATGGTCCCGGCCAACTACTACCTCGCCCTGGCGGCGGTCCTCTTCTCCATCGGCCTCGCCGGCGTGGTGGTGAAGCGCAACATGCTCGTCGTGTTCATGTGCATCGAGCTCATGCTCAACGCGGCGAACCTCACCTTCCTCGCCTTCTCGCGGCAGAGCGGGAACCTGAACGGCCACGCCATCGCCTTCTTCGTGATGGCGGTCGCCGCCGCCGAGGCGGCGGTCGGCCTCGCCATCGTCATCGCGGTGTTCCGCACCCGCGGCACGCTCAACGTGGACGAGGTCACGGCGCTCAAGAACTGA
- a CDS encoding NADH-quinone oxidoreductase subunit J family protein has protein sequence MSDTAEMVVFWIFAVPLIAGAAGVIVARNPVNAAISLVVSFFFLAGIYILLTAHLLAFLQVLVYAGAIMVLFLFVIMLLTTKDEEYARGRVKLMQVGGAFGALGVLAVVVKAVSDLGPMPMRLVGPEFGTVKAVGRLLYTQYLLPFEATSLLLLVAIVGAVVVAKQRI, from the coding sequence ATGTCCGACACCGCCGAGATGGTGGTCTTCTGGATCTTCGCCGTGCCGCTCATCGCCGGCGCCGCCGGCGTGATCGTGGCGCGCAACCCGGTCAACGCCGCCATCAGCCTGGTGGTCTCGTTCTTCTTCCTGGCCGGCATCTACATCCTGCTCACCGCGCACCTGCTCGCCTTCCTGCAGGTGCTGGTCTACGCCGGCGCCATCATGGTGCTCTTCCTCTTCGTCATCATGCTGCTCACCACCAAGGACGAGGAGTACGCCCGCGGCCGGGTGAAGCTGATGCAGGTGGGGGGCGCCTTCGGCGCGCTGGGGGTGCTGGCGGTGGTGGTGAAGGCGGTGAGCGACCTCGGCCCGATGCCCATGCGGCTCGTCGGCCCCGAGTTCGGCACCGTCAAGGCGGTGGGGCGGCTGCTCTACACCCAGTACCTCCTGCCCTTCGAGGCGACCTCGCTGCTGCTCCTGGTCGCCATCGTGGGGGCGGTGGTGGTCGCGAAGCAGAGGATCTGA
- the nuoF gene encoding NADH-quinone oxidoreductase subunit NuoF, with product MSETLILTRRWGTKDSATLASYKSAGGYGALEKGLALPPSAIVDEVKASNLRGRGGAGFATGLKWTFLPKDVRPRYLTVNADESEPGTFKDRYIIEHEPHMLIEGIALTCWANDIHTAYVYIRGEFARQARILEAALAEAYQAGILGPKVLGKDFALDIHVHRGAGAYICGEESALLESLEGKKGYPRLKPPFPAVVGLYGKPTIINNVETIANIPWIVEHGGAAFAALGVGKSGGTRLFCVSGHVNQPGVYEKPVHYNLKKLIMEDCGGIVGGRKVKAVIPGGSSSPVLTADEIDVSCEFDALKAAGTMAGSGGVIVMDDSTCMVRALSRISKFYAEESCGQCTPCREGTPWMEALVHKIEHGHGQPGDVDKLAQMANNIGGQTICALGDAAAMPVQSFVKKFRAEFERHITERRCPFGDHAWGKTQESRDAVVGGMRA from the coding sequence GTGAGCGAGACCCTCATCCTGACCCGGCGCTGGGGCACGAAGGACAGCGCCACGCTCGCCTCCTACAAGAGCGCGGGCGGCTACGGGGCGCTGGAGAAGGGCCTCGCCCTGCCGCCCTCCGCCATCGTCGACGAGGTGAAGGCGTCGAACCTGCGCGGCCGCGGCGGCGCCGGCTTCGCCACCGGCCTCAAGTGGACCTTCCTCCCCAAGGACGTGCGGCCCCGTTACCTGACGGTGAACGCCGACGAGTCCGAGCCGGGGACGTTCAAGGACCGCTACATCATCGAGCACGAGCCGCACATGCTCATCGAGGGCATCGCCCTCACCTGCTGGGCCAACGACATCCACACGGCGTACGTGTACATCCGCGGCGAGTTCGCGCGGCAGGCGCGCATCCTCGAGGCGGCGCTGGCCGAGGCCTACCAGGCCGGCATCCTCGGGCCGAAGGTGCTCGGCAAGGACTTCGCGCTCGACATCCACGTGCACCGCGGCGCCGGCGCCTACATCTGCGGCGAGGAGAGCGCGCTGCTCGAGTCGCTCGAGGGGAAGAAGGGCTACCCCCGCCTCAAGCCGCCCTTCCCGGCGGTGGTGGGGCTCTACGGCAAGCCGACCATCATCAACAACGTCGAGACCATCGCCAACATCCCCTGGATCGTGGAGCACGGCGGCGCGGCGTTCGCGGCGCTCGGGGTGGGCAAGTCGGGCGGCACGCGCCTCTTCTGCGTCTCGGGCCACGTGAACCAGCCGGGCGTCTACGAGAAGCCGGTCCACTACAACCTGAAGAAGCTCATCATGGAGGACTGCGGCGGGATCGTGGGCGGCCGGAAGGTGAAGGCCGTCATCCCGGGCGGCAGCTCCTCGCCGGTGCTGACGGCCGACGAGATCGACGTCTCCTGCGAGTTCGACGCGCTCAAGGCGGCCGGCACCATGGCCGGCTCGGGCGGCGTCATCGTGATGGACGACTCGACCTGCATGGTCCGCGCGCTCTCCCGCATCTCCAAGTTCTACGCCGAGGAGAGCTGCGGCCAGTGCACGCCCTGCCGCGAGGGCACGCCGTGGATGGAGGCGCTCGTCCACAAGATCGAGCACGGCCACGGCCAGCCGGGCGACGTGGACAAGCTGGCCCAGATGGCGAACAACATCGGCGGCCAGACCATCTGCGCGCTGGGCGACGCCGCCGCCATGCCGGTGCAGAGCTTCGTGAAGAAGTTCCGCGCCGAGTTCGAGCGGCACATCACCGAGCGGCGCTGTCCGTTCGGCGATCACGCCTGGGGCAAGACGCAGGAGAGCCGCGACGCCGTCGTCGGCGGCATGAGGGCCTGA
- a CDS encoding complex I 24 kDa subunit family protein, with translation MPNSDLRSPGAWRDLPAERVQRFDAELAPLLKRYPADRKASAMIPALRIGEHLFGHLSPEVMALAADRLGTTPGRAEEVATFYVMFFTKPKGRHVVELCTNIGCSLSGADRIFEALKRKLGVENGGTTADDRITFREVECLGACGTAPAMLVDEEMVERITLEKAERIVEELK, from the coding sequence ATGCCCAATTCCGACCTCCGCTCCCCGGGCGCGTGGCGCGACCTCCCCGCCGAGCGCGTCCAGCGCTTCGACGCCGAGCTCGCCCCGCTGCTGAAGCGGTATCCGGCCGACCGCAAGGCCTCGGCCATGATCCCGGCGCTCCGCATCGGCGAGCACCTCTTCGGGCACCTCTCGCCCGAGGTGATGGCGCTCGCCGCCGACCGGCTGGGCACCACGCCCGGCCGGGCCGAGGAGGTCGCCACCTTCTACGTGATGTTCTTCACGAAGCCGAAGGGGCGGCACGTCGTCGAGCTGTGCACCAACATCGGGTGCTCGCTCTCCGGCGCCGACCGCATCTTCGAGGCGCTCAAGCGCAAGCTCGGGGTCGAGAACGGCGGGACCACCGCCGACGACCGCATCACCTTCCGCGAGGTGGAGTGCCTCGGCGCGTGCGGCACCGCGCCGGCGATGCTCGTCGACGAGGAGATGGTCGAGCGGATCACGCTCGAGAAGGCGGAGCGCATCGTGGAGGAGCTCAAGTGA
- a CDS encoding GNAT family N-acetyltransferase produces MADLRVKLATAPAELDGAYALRHRVFVVEQGVPVELERDEHDAAADHAVALDGGRVVATGRLVALDARAGKVGRMAVDAGRRGEGLGAAVLAELEGAARRRGLAEVVLHAQLSARGFYDRLGYRAEGPVFEEAGIAHVEMRKRLG; encoded by the coding sequence ATGGCCGACCTCCGCGTGAAGCTCGCCACCGCCCCCGCCGAGCTCGACGGGGCCTACGCGCTCCGGCACCGCGTCTTCGTGGTCGAGCAGGGCGTGCCGGTCGAGCTGGAGCGGGACGAGCACGACGCCGCCGCCGACCACGCGGTGGCCCTCGACGGCGGGCGCGTGGTCGCGACCGGGCGCCTCGTCGCGCTCGACGCGCGCGCCGGCAAGGTGGGCCGCATGGCGGTCGACGCCGGGCGCCGCGGCGAGGGGCTCGGCGCGGCGGTGCTGGCGGAGCTGGAGGGCGCCGCGCGCCGGCGCGGACTGGCGGAGGTGGTGCTCCACGCCCAGCTCTCGGCCAGGGGCTTCTACGACCGGCTCGGGTACCGGGCGGAGGGGCCAGTCTTCGAGGAGGCCGGCATCGCCCATGTCGAGATGCGCAAGCGGCTCGGGTGA
- a CDS encoding HU family DNA-binding protein: protein MTQAQFFQAVAETSQVNKVQVRAVFQAVEEIVSKRLKAEGKIPLGGLGAVKLVDRKARIGRNPATGEQIKIPARTAIKITPAKALKDTFNKKGKK, encoded by the coding sequence ATGACGCAGGCCCAGTTCTTCCAGGCGGTGGCCGAGACCTCGCAGGTCAACAAGGTGCAGGTCCGGGCCGTGTTCCAGGCGGTGGAGGAGATCGTCTCGAAGCGCCTCAAGGCCGAGGGGAAGATCCCGCTCGGCGGCCTCGGCGCCGTGAAGCTCGTCGACCGCAAGGCCCGCATCGGCCGCAACCCGGCCACCGGCGAGCAGATCAAGATCCCGGCCCGCACCGCGATCAAGATCACGCCCGCCAAGGCGCTCAAGGACACGTTCAACAAGAAGGGCAAGAAGTAG
- the purF gene encoding amidophosphoribosyltransferase, producing MGYDAVYDKMKDECGVFGVWALGQSTEAANFTYLGLHALQHRGQESAGIVSTDGSALHVHRGMGLVADIFNAGELAKLPGGAAIGHVRYSTAGASHLKNAQPIAIQYAGGAVAVAHNGNLVNAETLRTELEAAGSIFQTTSDTEVILHLMARVRPGPAVPGSTEHHLAAIRAALARVSGAYSLLFLTERSMIGARDPQGFRPLVLGKLKGNWVLASETTALDLIEAEYVREIAPGEIVVIDEKGLRSEKLEPTAGPRRLARCVFEHIYFARPDSILFGRSVHEVRSSFGAQLAKDHPVEADVVIAVPDSGVPAAVGYARQSGIPYDVGLVRSHYIGRTFIEPQQSIRHFGVKLKLNAVRGVLRDKRVVVVDDSIVRGTTSRKIVKMIRDAGAKEVHLRISSPPTAWPCYYGIDTPTRQELIAATHSEPEIRDYVTADSLGYLSIDGLYAALGEARQGFCDACFTGEYVLEFPHSRPAAPLRLVGA from the coding sequence ATGGGATACGACGCCGTGTACGACAAGATGAAGGACGAGTGCGGCGTCTTCGGCGTCTGGGCGCTCGGGCAGAGCACCGAGGCGGCGAACTTCACCTACCTGGGGCTGCACGCGCTCCAGCACCGGGGGCAGGAGTCGGCCGGCATCGTCTCCACGGACGGCAGCGCCCTCCACGTCCATCGCGGCATGGGCCTGGTCGCCGACATCTTCAACGCCGGCGAGCTCGCGAAGCTGCCCGGCGGCGCCGCCATCGGGCACGTGCGCTACTCCACCGCCGGCGCGAGCCACCTCAAGAACGCGCAGCCCATCGCCATCCAGTACGCCGGCGGCGCGGTGGCGGTCGCCCACAACGGCAACCTCGTCAACGCCGAGACGCTGCGGACCGAGCTCGAGGCGGCCGGCTCCATCTTCCAGACCACCAGCGACACCGAGGTGATCCTGCACCTCATGGCGCGGGTGCGGCCCGGCCCCGCCGTGCCGGGCTCGACCGAGCACCACCTGGCGGCCATCCGCGCCGCCCTGGCCCGGGTGTCGGGCGCCTACTCGCTGCTCTTCCTCACCGAGCGCTCGATGATCGGCGCCCGCGATCCGCAGGGCTTCCGGCCGCTCGTGCTGGGCAAGCTCAAGGGCAACTGGGTGCTCGCCAGCGAGACCACCGCGCTCGACCTCATCGAGGCCGAGTACGTGCGGGAGATCGCGCCCGGCGAGATCGTGGTCATCGACGAGAAGGGCCTCCGCTCGGAGAAGCTCGAGCCCACCGCCGGCCCGCGCCGCCTCGCCCGCTGCGTCTTCGAGCACATCTACTTCGCGCGCCCCGACTCCATCCTCTTCGGCCGCTCGGTGCACGAGGTGCGCTCGAGCTTCGGCGCCCAGCTCGCCAAGGATCACCCGGTGGAGGCGGACGTCGTCATCGCGGTCCCCGACTCGGGGGTGCCGGCGGCGGTCGGCTACGCCCGCCAGAGCGGCATCCCCTACGACGTGGGGCTCGTCCGCTCGCACTACATCGGCCGCACCTTCATCGAGCCGCAGCAGTCGATCCGCCACTTCGGGGTCAAGCTGAAGCTCAACGCGGTCCGGGGCGTGCTCCGGGACAAGCGGGTGGTGGTGGTGGACGACTCGATCGTGCGCGGCACCACCAGCCGCAAGATCGTGAAGATGATCCGCGACGCCGGGGCGAAGGAGGTCCACCTCCGCATCAGCTCCCCGCCCACCGCCTGGCCCTGCTACTACGGCATCGACACCCCCACCCGCCAGGAGCTCATCGCGGCCACGCACTCCGAGCCCGAGATCCGGGACTACGTGACGGCCGACTCCCTCGGCTACCTCTCCATCGACGGGCTGTACGCGGCGCTGGGCGAGGCGCGCCAGGGCTTCTGCGACGCCTGCTTCACTGGCGAGTACGTGCTCGAGTTCCCGCACAGCCGCCCCGCCGCGCCGCTCCGCCTGGTCGGCGCCTGA